The sequence below is a genomic window from Haematobia irritans isolate KBUSLIRL chromosome 3, ASM5000362v1, whole genome shotgun sequence.
CCCCAACCAAACCCCGTTGTGGAATCCCCCGACTCCCACGTCCGTAACTCAATGTCATATATATACCCTCCCTCTAGTCCGCTCCCAGACACCCTAAAGTCCTAAAAatgattatatttatttattatttattttatgctGGGCATAATACAGTAACTGGGATATAGGGCCTCCCATTGGTGGGTCATGTGATATATATCACAGTGGGAGATAGGGACGTAATAGGTAGGCTGGCGGGATAAATGTGGAGTAAGCACATGTAGATCATTTTATCGTATATAGTTTATGATGGCATGTGACCACACCTACAACAGTGATGGATACTTTCCTTACGAAAGCTCTGTgtaaaattaataacaaaataattCTCTCGCCATTGGCgtttaatttccttagaaaaccgttcaattttaacaaactctaaattacaaaaaatgttattcGCAACTAATGGTCAGTGAGATAGTTTCTAATAAGGATTTTGTAGAACCCAGTGACAAATTAATATGGCTTTGTTAATTATCCTCCTCGTGATTGTTAGTTAGTGTCTCTTCTGCTAATAATATCCCAAAAAGTTGTTTGGGATTTACCGCCTTGAATTGAGTGTAAGAACAATATTCAACAACGGCATCTATTTTTAGTTTACTACAGTCGAAACACGACCTCTTCAAATTTCTATCTTTGTCTCGTATGTGTTGGCAACTTTCAGTCTGCCAAGAGAATTTCTCTTTTTCGTGTTGTCCGCCATTGGCAACACTTGTGCTGCGTGGCATTTtctcaaacaaacaaataaatttgacgtGTTTGACACGACGGAAAGAAAACGATAGCAGTTTCAACGTAACAGATACTATAAGCATACTGGAATCGTTAGTGCAGCGGAGTGGatagaagaaattaaaaacttattttagcaGAATTGCATTTACTTACCAGTTGAGGAGCTGCAGTTTTATTCACTCACGATGGCTATAAAACCAATTAATTTGGGACGTAAGAACACAAATAAAAACCCACCCATTTTAAGCCATGAATTTGTTATACAAAATCATGCCGACATCATCTCATGTGTGGCAATGGTTTTCGTATTGGGTTTGATGGATGAATCGACATCGCCTTTTGCCAGCGCCTTCATTTCTTTGCACCACAATGTTAGTGGTGCAGAGCCAACACGTGAACAACCTATGGGAAAGCCATTCACTTATATGGCCGGAATTAAAGATTACTGTGCTGTGttcttctacaccctcacatGCATCATAATGCATGCTATCATTCAGGAGTttattttggacaaaatctccCGCAAGTTACACCTGTCCAAGTTCAAGTTGTCACTCTTCAATGAAAGTGGCCAGCTTGTTGTGTTCTATGTGATGTCGTTCTTATGGGGAGCTAACGTGATTCTGAAGGAGGGATACTTTAGCAAATTCTCGCTGTTGTGGGACGATTATCCCAATCACCCCATGTCATTCCTGCACAAATTCTACTTCATCATCCAACTGGCCTACTATTTACACATGCTGCCTGAATTATACTTCCAAAAGGTGAAGAAGGAAGACCAACAGCCCAAGATTATACATTCCATTTGCGGTTTCTCCATTATTTGTTTGGCCTATACTTTCGGTTTCCAACGCATTGCCTTGGTCATCTTGACGCTGCACTATTTGTCCGccacctttgcccatatcttccaaCTGATTGGTGTTTTCGACCGTGATGAGAAAATGGCCAGCGTACGCATTGTCAACAACAGTGTTTTCGTTTTTGTACGTTTCACCTCTATGGTTA
It includes:
- the TRAM gene encoding translocating chain-associated membrane protein 1, which gives rise to MAIKPINLGRKNTNKNPPILSHEFVIQNHADIISCVAMVFVLGLMDESTSPFASAFISLHHNVSGAEPTREQPMGKPFTYMAGIKDYCAVFFYTLTCIIMHAIIQEFILDKISRKLHLSKFKLSLFNESGQLVVFYVMSFLWGANVILKEGYFSKFSLLWDDYPNHPMSFLHKFYFIIQLAYYLHMLPELYFQKVKKEDQQPKIIHSICGFSIICLAYTFGFQRIALVILTLHYLSATFAHIFQLIGVFDRDEKMASVRIVNNSVFVFVRFTSMVIGVLALYYGVIANSSSKLRGYMGLFALLGLQCYFIFSFITEQLKAKREAKQQSKPAPSQKKKTPKEKTKRSKRESDLPEADQSPSAPINKVKTK